A single region of the Passer domesticus isolate bPasDom1 unplaced genomic scaffold, bPasDom1.hap1 HAP1_SCAFFOLD_299, whole genome shotgun sequence genome encodes:
- the LOC135292334 gene encoding basic proline-rich protein-like, which yields MFNCCSHGTLLHFGLQSSRLNICYYHQDLHLRRLHPGPRPRLRGAPQRPSYSSRPSPRGHRTAGDGRINQHLFWALMSVGIGRLNPAFGSSRSASSAYQKWPTEHSHSTARLHASEPAPLPIETAPGAGGPGPRTPARNAALRGRRPPRGATPPATAPPTGGEEGAAAVLSLGPGIRRDLLPGGSNTRQPLARRRATCPPEAFPADPEPVAAHRRGGNAPGQGRPPAGRRSPHRPAPPGPPPRTELRRRTGRRGRPADGRLFLPPCRPSRPAPTAAPAGARAPGDEEGRTGGRGAENGRPHPVSENRKGSAAETAPKDAGRAARGGLGGDRDERTTAPSRAGDRDRGGPAKEEGVTTPVPRPSRPTRARQHGTVPAGYPPADSRPHGGEARGRGPRLAPPLGPLSLSALGGARSTPSLSRSLPGRRHRTAARPRRGRAPPQRLAPGAGSYGALPESAFRGTKALRGRPRPRRRPPGRRERIEAAEGNRSPRRAPTAFPPGTGRPPPPPPTAGNGPARRPQPRRRGGPRTAIDRQATLRQAETPPRVPFFGGGPGARARPGLRAEGQHGARRTAGGTAARPTSIARDDTHAHAAGGTTAVGPRTRRLPFAAPRRGRLSPAALQRSRRHAPTTAPPARPPREPLPSERPATGGRTPSPVPEADATETRAGAAGARGRPGGGPAAAAAALPGPPQPRRAVGAPSPGHAPGGRRTAPSRGATPARRAPTRRPGGEAPPRLPARPPFGPHAAGKGDGNATGEARAGTADGAGGRRPAGRPRPPGREGGTLAERRRRRSARGRPRSRASADGGTAERSPQTGWGGGRAGDVRRTAPPVRSRRRPSRGEARPRQGESGQGESAAGAGGRNPAAEERQRARALCRHRPGFEGSGSAGPAARPRAAASPPRPGRREGGAGRPSPARRGYPPPARAAETTAAAGARPVATDTTAGDRRERLPTPQWRRATARRTPAAAGTAAAAAAGRAEPPESLNRRPARRAPFGPRGV from the exons ATGTTCAACTGCTGTTCACATGGAACCCTGCTCCACTTCGGCCTTCAAAGCTCTCGTTTGAATATTTGCTACTACCACCAAGATCTGCACCTGCGGCGGCTCCACCCGGGCCCACGCCCCAGGCTTCGAGGCGCACCGCAGCGGCCCTCCTACTCGTCGCGGCCTAGCCCCCGCGGGCATCGCACTGCCGGCGACGGCCGG ATCAACCAACACCTTTTCTGGGCTCTGATGAGCGTCGGCATCGGGCGCCTTAACCCGGCGTTCGGTTCATCCCGCAGCGCCAGTTCTGCTTACCAAAAGTGGCCCACTGAGCACTCGCATTCCACGGCGCGGCTCCACGCCAGCGAGCCGGCCCCCTTACCCATTGAAA CGGCGCCGGgggccggcgggcccggcccccgcaCCCCCGCGCGAAACGCCGCGCTGCGAGGACGCCGCCCCCCGAGGGGGGCGACGCCCCCCGCCACGGCGCCGCCGACGGGGGGGGAGGAGGGCGCGGCGGCGGTCCTCTCCCTCGGCCCCGGGATTCGGCGAGACCTGCTGCCCGGGGGCTCTAACACCCGGCAGCCGCTCGCGCGGCGCCGGGCCACCTGCCCGCCGGAGGCCTTCCCAGCCGACCCGGAGCCGGTCGCGGCGCACCGCCGCGGAGGAAATGCGCCCGGCCAGGGCCGgccgccggccgggcggcggtcCCCGCACCGGCCCgccccccccggcccgcccccgcggACGG AGCTGCGCCGCCGCACCGGCCGACGGGGCCGGCCGGCCGACGGAcggcttttccttcctccctgccgACCCAGCCGTCCCGCCCCtaccgccgcccccgccggcgcCCGCGCGCCGGGGGACGAGGAGGGGCGAACCGGAGGGAGAGGCGCGGAGAACGGGAGACCCCATCCCGTAAGCGAGAACCGAAAAGGGAGCGCGGCGGAGACGGCCCCGAAGGAcgccggccgggcggcgcgCGGCGGCCTCGGCGGGGACAGAGACGAGAGAACGACGGCGCCCTCGCGCGCCGGAGACCGCGACAGAGGGGGACCGGCGAAGGAGGAGGGGGTCACAACCCCCGTTCCCCGGCCCTCCCGCCCGACGCGCGCGCGGCAGCACGGCACGGTACCCGCCGGGTACCCACCCGCAGACAGCCGCCCGCACGGGGGGGAAGCCCGGGGGCGAGGCCCGCGCCTCGCCCCCCCTCTcggccctctctctctctcggccCTCGGCGGCGCGCGTTCGACGCcgtctctctctcgctctctccccggccgccgccaccgcactgcggcgcggccccggcggggacgAGCTCCACCCCAGCGGCTCGCTCCGGGAGCGGGGAGCTACGGAGCGCTCCCCGAGTCTGCATTTAGGGGGACGAAGGCCCTGCGCGGCCGACCGCGACCGCGACGACGCCCGCCGGGCCGCAGGGAAAGGATCGAGGCCGCCGAGGGGAACCGCTCCCCTCGCCGCGCCCCTACCGCCTTCCCTCCGGGCAccggccggccgccgccgccgccgcccaccGCGGGCAACGGGCCTGCGAGGCGACCCCAGCCGCGCCGCCGGGGTGGCCCCCGGACGGCGATTGATCGTCAAGCGACGCTCAGACAGGC GGAGACGCCGCCTCGTGTGCCGTTCTTCGGAGGCGGCCCAGGCGCCCGGGCTCGGCCCGGCCTCCGCGCGGAGGGCCAGCACGGCGCGCGACGGACCGCGGGGGGCACGGCGGCCCGCCCGACCTCGATTGCACGGGACGACACACACGCACACGCGGCCGGGGGCACGACGGCCGTCGGCCCCCGCACGCGCCGGCTCCCCTTCGCCGCGCCGCGGCGCGGCCGGCTCTCCCCAGCGGCCTTGCAACGCTCGAGACGGCACGCGCCGACGACCGCACCGCCGGCGCGCCCCCCGCGGGAACCGCTCCCGTCGGAAAGGCCAGCGACCGGCGGCCGCACCCCGTCGCCGGTGCCGGAGGCGGACGCCACCGAGACCCGAGCCGGCGCCGCGGGTGCCCGaggccggccgggcggcggacccgccgccgccgcggccgccctgccgggcccaCCGCAGCCGCGTCGCGCCGTCGGGGCCCCTTCCCCCGGGCACGCGCCCGGCGGAAGGCGTACGGCGCCGAGCCGGGGGGCAACGCCCGCTCGCCGCGCTCCCACGCGGAGACCGGGCGGGGAAGCGCCCCCGCGGCTGCCCGCACGCCCTCCCTTCGGCCCACACGCGGCCGGGAAGGGCGACGGGAACGCGACGGGTGAGGCCCGGGCCGGGACGGCCGACGGCGCCGGAGGGCGCCGCCCGGcaggccgcccccgcccccccggGCGGGAGGGGGGGACACTCGCCGAGCGGCGACGCCGCCGCTCGGCACGGGGCCGCCCGCGCTCGCGGGCCTCCGCCGACGGAGGCACCGCCGAGCGCTCGCCCCAGACGGGGTGGGGGGGCGGTCGGGCCGGGGACGTCCGGCGGACGGCGCCGCCGGTGCGTTCGAGGAGAAGGCCGTCGAGGGGAGAGGCACGGCCGCGCCAAGGAGAGAGCGGCCAAGGAGAGAGCGCGGCGGGCGCCGGCGGCCGCAACCCCGCggctgaggaaaggcagagagcgCGCGCTCTCTGCCGGCATCGCCCCGGTTTCGAGGGGAGCGGGTcggccggccccgcggcacGACCACGCGCCGCGGCCTCTCCGCCGAGGCCGGGCCGCAGAGAGGGGGGGGCAGGGCGCCCctccccggcgcggcgcggttACCCGCCGCCCGCGCGCGCGGCGGAGAcgacggcggcggcgggcgcgcggcCGGTGGCAACGGACACCACCGCAGGGGATCGGCGGGAGCGGCTCCCCACCCCTCAGTGGCGCCGCGCCACCGCCCGGCGCACGCctgccgccgccggcaccgccgccgccgccgcggcggggCGCGCCGAGCCGCCCGAGTCTTTAaaccgccgcccggcccggcgggccccttTCGGCCCCCGCGGCGTTTGA